A stretch of Metabacillus sp. FJAT-52054 DNA encodes these proteins:
- a CDS encoding DICT sensory domain-containing protein yields MALQKLSLFQECFGAVEGETERLENAPLSRLNAQSLKYETSVPQLEYMCLMMENMVLTKKLKGNVYAGFQKFSRAKNVLDRFQAMTEFSQVHIFGENDADMDPADGIDYIALPPKSELMREWFLVIDSPMFKSMMVAFDMEGFGVHEVEEGRKFKGIKSSSPAVVKQAVSLLAPHVKKTTTV; encoded by the coding sequence ATGGCATTGCAAAAATTGTCTCTTTTCCAAGAATGTTTCGGAGCGGTAGAGGGCGAAACAGAACGGCTGGAAAATGCCCCTCTGTCAAGGCTCAATGCTCAATCCTTAAAATACGAAACGAGTGTACCGCAACTTGAGTACATGTGCTTAATGATGGAAAATATGGTTTTGACCAAAAAGCTTAAAGGAAATGTATACGCGGGCTTTCAAAAGTTTTCCCGTGCAAAAAATGTACTCGATCGTTTTCAAGCGATGACGGAATTTTCTCAGGTTCATATATTCGGGGAAAACGATGCAGACATGGACCCGGCAGATGGAATTGATTATATTGCACTGCCTCCTAAAAGCGAATTAATGAGAGAATGGTTCCTTGTCATTGATTCACCGATGTTTAAGTCGATGATGGTAGCATTTGATATGGAAGGCTTCGGGGTTCATGAAGTAGAGGAGGGCCGAAAATTCAAAGGAATTAAAAGCTCAAGCCCTGCTGTTGTCAAACAGGCAGTCAGTCTCCTTGCACCTCATGTTAAAAAAACGACGACCGTATAA
- a CDS encoding FAD-dependent oxidoreductase — protein MKVIVIGCTHAGTAAVSNMKKQYPEAEITVYEKNDNVSFLSCGIALYVGGVVEKAESLFYSSPEQLADQGIHMKLKHEVTNIDRHGKEITVTDMKTGESFKDSYDKLVVTTGSWPVVPPLEGIQLNNIQLCKNYSHAKTIIEKSRDAKNITVVGAGYIGIELVEAFEHYGKNVTLIDGEERILNKYLDPEYTDQIESTLAAKDITLALGQTVTRFEGTDGSVSKVITSKGEYEADLVILCIGFKPNTGLLKGEVNMLPNGAIIVDEYMRTSDESIFAAGDSCAIRYNPTKQPAYIPLATNAVRMGTLVAKNIMKPTVRYMGTQGTSGIKIYDLNIASTGVTETAASHLNMNVKSITIKENDKPEFMPEYDEIMLKVVYEEDTNRIVGAQVMSKTDVTQAVNTLSVCIQNEMTIDELGFVDFFFQPHYNKPWNFLNQAGLQAIG, from the coding sequence ATGAAAGTTATTGTTATTGGATGTACACATGCTGGTACTGCAGCCGTTTCAAATATGAAAAAACAATACCCTGAAGCAGAGATTACCGTCTACGAGAAAAATGATAATGTGTCCTTCCTTTCATGCGGAATCGCGCTGTATGTAGGCGGAGTGGTAGAAAAAGCGGAGAGTTTATTCTACTCATCACCAGAACAGCTAGCCGATCAGGGAATTCATATGAAATTAAAACACGAAGTAACCAATATCGATCGTCATGGAAAAGAAATCACAGTAACCGATATGAAAACGGGTGAATCCTTTAAGGATTCCTACGATAAACTTGTTGTCACAACCGGTTCATGGCCGGTCGTTCCTCCGCTGGAAGGCATTCAGCTAAATAACATTCAGCTTTGCAAAAATTACTCCCATGCTAAAACAATCATTGAGAAATCAAGGGATGCCAAGAACATCACCGTTGTCGGTGCAGGCTACATTGGAATCGAGCTTGTGGAGGCATTTGAGCATTATGGAAAAAATGTGACGCTGATTGACGGGGAAGAACGGATTTTAAACAAGTACCTGGATCCCGAATATACGGATCAGATTGAGAGTACGCTTGCTGCGAAAGATATAACTCTTGCCCTTGGACAAACCGTAACGCGGTTCGAAGGTACTGACGGCAGCGTTTCGAAAGTCATTACTTCCAAAGGCGAGTACGAGGCAGATCTTGTCATCCTCTGCATCGGCTTCAAACCAAATACCGGTTTATTAAAAGGCGAAGTTAACATGCTTCCTAACGGGGCGATTATTGTGGATGAGTATATGAGAACGAGTGATGAAAGCATCTTTGCTGCAGGTGACAGCTGTGCCATCCGCTACAACCCGACAAAGCAGCCTGCTTACATTCCGCTTGCGACCAACGCAGTCCGAATGGGCACTCTAGTTGCGAAAAATATTATGAAGCCGACGGTCCGCTATATGGGAACACAAGGTACATCAGGGATTAAAATTTATGACCTGAACATCGCATCCACGGGTGTAACCGAAACAGCGGCCTCTCATTTGAATATGAATGTGAAATCCATCACAATTAAAGAGAATGATAAGCCTGAATTCATGCCTGAGTATGATGAAATTATGCTGAAAGTAGTATATGAGGAAGATACGAACCGCATTGTCGGCGCTCAAGTTATGTCAAAGACCGATGTAACCCAAGCCGTCAACACCCTCTCTGTCTGCATCCAAAATGAGATGACGATTGATGAACTCGGCTTCGTCGACTTCTTCTTTCAGCCTCACTATAACAAGCCCTGGAACTTTTTAAACCAGGCAGGACTTCAAGCGATTGGCTAA
- a CDS encoding alpha/beta hydrolase codes for MSIKKKFRFWIMFRNTLLFLTAAMFIWVFCHQGMNLYEQKKFPEAGKLVKVNGENMHVYSKGAGRDTIVLLSGLGTAAPALDFEPLINELAKNNRVAVVETFGYGWSDFTNKARTVENIVEEIRTALKKANVEGPYILMPHSISGIYSMYYADKYPAEVKAVIGIDATLPKALDYFGESAPAMPEYLKYAAQAGVARLAVNVIPIDFLPLAEKGTYSEENLKITKAIFAWKGYNRNVVDETNEIRSNINKTKELKFPTKMPVLFFAREEDKRREEGKSKVAFYQTQLSKSSSSKVVSLQGYHYLHWTQYREMSKYVNEFINSSL; via the coding sequence ATGAGTATTAAAAAAAAATTCAGGTTTTGGATTATGTTCAGGAACACCCTGTTGTTTTTGACAGCAGCCATGTTTATTTGGGTATTTTGCCATCAAGGAATGAACTTATATGAACAAAAAAAGTTTCCTGAGGCTGGCAAATTAGTAAAAGTAAATGGTGAGAATATGCACGTCTATTCGAAAGGGGCAGGGCGGGACACAATCGTTTTACTAAGCGGATTGGGAACTGCTGCTCCTGCTTTAGACTTTGAACCGTTAATAAACGAGTTAGCTAAAAATAACAGGGTGGCAGTAGTAGAAACATTTGGATATGGATGGAGTGATTTTACAAATAAAGCCCGTACAGTGGAAAATATAGTGGAAGAAATTAGAACAGCTCTAAAAAAAGCAAATGTAGAAGGTCCCTATATATTAATGCCTCACTCTATCTCCGGAATTTACAGTATGTATTATGCTGATAAATATCCAGCTGAAGTTAAAGCTGTTATTGGTATTGATGCTACGTTACCTAAGGCTTTAGATTATTTTGGCGAATCCGCTCCAGCCATGCCCGAATATTTGAAATATGCTGCTCAAGCGGGAGTTGCAAGGTTAGCTGTAAATGTGATTCCGATTGACTTCCTTCCATTAGCAGAGAAGGGTACATATTCTGAAGAGAATTTAAAAATAACAAAAGCGATTTTTGCTTGGAAAGGCTACAACAGAAATGTAGTAGATGAAACAAATGAAATTAGAAGTAACATAAATAAAACGAAAGAGCTGAAATTCCCAACGAAGATGCCAGTTTTATTTTTTGCCAGGGAAGAAGATAAAAGAAGGGAAGAAGGTAAATCTAAGGTAGCATTTTATCAAACTCAATTAAGTAAGAGTTCTTCAAGTAAAGTAGTTTCATTACAAGGATATCATTATCTTCATTGGACTCAGTATAGAGAAATGAGCAAATATGTAAATGAGTTTATTAATTCTAGTCTGTGA
- a CDS encoding SDR family NAD(P)-dependent oxidoreductase, whose protein sequence is MNKTMIIVGAGEGISMAAAKKFGKEGYSVALIARRKEALDQYVSELAEDGVEAKGFQGDASDENSLSEAISAAIEMFGSVHVLLYNAAAGTPGKPTSLTADDLTRDFSVSVGGALTSVKAVLPAMEKTGGGSILLTGGGLALHPYADYSSLAIGKAGIRNLAYSLSQELEPKGIYVGTLTIKGFVQEGTNFSSKNIAERYFQMHAEKRNLRLFLKGNNQRSRLSDCRAAFFKNLLIHGLE, encoded by the coding sequence GTGAATAAAACGATGATCATTGTTGGAGCTGGTGAAGGAATCAGCATGGCAGCCGCAAAAAAATTTGGAAAAGAGGGATACTCTGTAGCCCTTATTGCCCGGCGTAAAGAGGCACTTGACCAATACGTATCCGAACTTGCTGAAGATGGAGTAGAAGCAAAAGGGTTCCAGGGGGATGCTTCTGATGAGAACAGTTTATCAGAAGCAATTTCCGCTGCTATCGAAATGTTTGGCAGCGTCCATGTGCTCCTCTATAATGCAGCCGCAGGAACACCTGGAAAGCCGACAAGCTTAACAGCCGACGATTTGACGCGCGACTTCAGCGTAAGCGTTGGCGGTGCATTAACCAGTGTAAAAGCTGTACTTCCTGCCATGGAGAAAACAGGCGGGGGATCGATCCTATTAACAGGAGGAGGACTTGCTCTCCATCCATATGCGGATTATTCCTCACTGGCAATAGGGAAAGCGGGTATCCGGAATTTAGCCTATAGCCTGAGCCAGGAACTGGAACCAAAAGGAATATATGTTGGAACGCTGACCATAAAAGGGTTTGTACAAGAGGGAACAAACTTTTCCTCTAAAAACATCGCAGAAAGATACTTTCAGATGCATGCCGAAAAAAGGAACTTGAGGCTGTTTTTGAAGGGGAATAATCAGAGAAGCCGCCTCAGCGATTGCCGGGCGGCTTTTTTTAAAAACCTTTTGATTCATGGACTGGAGTGA
- a CDS encoding class I SAM-dependent methyltransferase — MLSSLNAISQLKSGNTLLLREHKWLKFLTLTKEKNVNLEQIESLEQMTENPVLEYVERTLITLDGLHLPEYQKQTVEEVLIWSETAKCGLPHQRREWLKKGYQLAIHNIGSAQIYASEKEKLPESKRDREREEFIYLLILTHGLAGQYIRGEVRYASLIPLTHVSREDLFSVLYALNQCIIEGVSPGIWRSVEEEMREVITWICAGETSREQTLYERMRRLRTNASVFGEDFAAVYKEFVKEIPLGEPRLHAFFQRIDMWYVEAALYDFSFEEFIKIFLLTEKQAQDSALSQISFEPMMKELYYDYKGKKTVNVYKKRIIESYLDEYSIEELLNGKQPENEHVQLISAALNEHEEMAGIYFSFSAAAEKLIEFCQEAEKSPLYDRAIVLLYDLFNFRKDGYDRLNNEQTYLSDMNSSQDFKKKIADYAIGETMIDIGPGGGVMLDLLTQYHPEAKIIGIDIAVNVVEELKRKKQREQAAWEVMQGDALQLEQYVGKESADTIVFSSILHEMFSYIPYEGKKFNHLVIAQALKSSLKALRPKGRIIIRDGIMTEPAEQKRIIRFKDPKGLSFFKRYVQDFEGRAIHCTLAGEDAVLLNVNDAMEFLYTYTWGEEAYPHEVQEQFGYFTPTVFKEFIKTALGSEAEILLFEHYLQEGYEEHLLKKIELTDETGNPVRLPDSTCFIVIEKN, encoded by the coding sequence GTGCTTTCATCCTTAAACGCGATCAGCCAGCTTAAATCAGGAAACACTCTGCTGCTTCGGGAGCACAAGTGGCTGAAATTCCTAACCCTGACGAAAGAGAAAAATGTAAATCTTGAGCAAATTGAATCGCTGGAGCAAATGACAGAAAACCCTGTACTGGAGTATGTGGAAAGAACGCTCATTACACTTGATGGGTTACACCTTCCGGAATACCAAAAACAAACAGTGGAAGAAGTCCTTATCTGGAGTGAAACAGCCAAATGCGGCCTTCCCCACCAAAGGCGTGAATGGCTGAAAAAGGGCTATCAGCTTGCCATACACAATATTGGATCTGCGCAAATTTATGCTTCTGAGAAGGAAAAGCTGCCGGAATCAAAACGGGATCGCGAACGGGAAGAGTTCATATACCTTCTCATCCTGACTCACGGATTAGCGGGACAATACATAAGAGGAGAAGTCCGGTATGCCTCTCTCATCCCTCTGACACATGTAAGCAGGGAGGACTTGTTCTCGGTTTTGTATGCTTTAAACCAGTGCATCATCGAAGGCGTGTCTCCTGGTATCTGGAGATCTGTTGAAGAGGAAATGAGAGAAGTGATCACTTGGATCTGCGCGGGTGAAACGAGCAGGGAGCAAACCCTTTATGAGAGGATGAGAAGGCTTAGAACCAATGCATCCGTTTTCGGAGAGGACTTTGCAGCCGTCTATAAAGAATTTGTGAAGGAAATTCCTCTAGGTGAACCCCGGCTTCATGCTTTTTTTCAAAGGATTGACATGTGGTATGTGGAAGCCGCGCTGTATGATTTTAGTTTTGAGGAGTTTATCAAGATATTCTTGCTTACAGAGAAACAGGCGCAGGATTCTGCTCTTAGTCAGATTTCCTTTGAACCGATGATGAAGGAACTGTATTACGACTATAAAGGAAAAAAGACAGTTAATGTATACAAAAAAAGAATTATAGAATCCTATCTTGATGAATATTCGATTGAAGAGCTTCTGAACGGAAAGCAGCCGGAGAATGAACATGTCCAGTTAATTTCCGCAGCTTTGAACGAGCATGAGGAGATGGCAGGCATTTATTTCTCTTTTTCAGCCGCTGCCGAAAAGCTGATTGAGTTTTGCCAGGAGGCAGAAAAATCTCCTCTCTATGACCGGGCAATCGTACTTTTATATGATTTATTCAATTTCAGGAAAGATGGATATGACCGGCTGAATAATGAACAAACGTATTTAAGCGACATGAACAGCTCCCAGGATTTCAAGAAAAAAATTGCCGATTACGCAATAGGAGAAACCATGATTGATATTGGTCCGGGAGGCGGGGTGATGCTCGATCTGTTAACCCAGTACCATCCAGAGGCTAAAATAATTGGAATTGATATTGCTGTAAATGTAGTAGAAGAGCTGAAAAGGAAAAAGCAAAGAGAGCAGGCCGCATGGGAAGTCATGCAAGGGGATGCCTTGCAGCTCGAGCAGTATGTGGGAAAAGAAAGCGCAGATACGATTGTATTTTCTTCCATCCTTCATGAAATGTTTTCCTATATTCCTTACGAAGGCAAAAAGTTTAATCATCTCGTCATCGCTCAAGCATTAAAAAGCTCCCTGAAAGCCCTTCGTCCAAAAGGGAGAATCATTATTCGGGACGGCATTATGACAGAACCTGCGGAGCAAAAAAGAATCATTCGGTTTAAAGATCCAAAGGGCCTTTCTTTTTTCAAAAGGTATGTACAGGATTTTGAGGGGAGAGCAATCCACTGCACATTAGCGGGAGAGGATGCCGTTCTTCTGAATGTAAACGATGCAATGGAATTCCTCTACACGTATACATGGGGAGAAGAAGCCTATCCGCATGAAGTTCAGGAGCAGTTTGGCTACTTTACCCCCACGGTTTTTAAAGAGTTTATAAAGACTGCTCTCGGAAGCGAAGCCGAAATTCTGCTTTTCGAACATTATTTGCAAGAAGGCTATGAAGAGCATTTGCTGAAGAAAATAGAGCTAACGGATGAAACAGGTAATCCTGTCAGGCTTCCGGACAGCACTTGCTTTATCGTTATTGAAAAAAACTAA
- a CDS encoding ECF transporter S component has translation MKLSFPKLKEHKSMSKTQRMTSIAILASCSMLLYYFKIPLPFFPPFLTLDLSDIPALIGAITMGPLAGILVQFVKNIVEYVLHGSYVGFPVGQFANFISGSLIAGLIGWFYFYRKKLDWTSYGISTLIFLAAMYALNYYFILPSIMSLLGLSMEEYTASFAQFNPMVKDMRTAVLFVILPFNLIKISMVYLIGIPFTFKLVRILQKRSVAI, from the coding sequence ATGAAGCTGTCTTTTCCTAAATTAAAGGAGCATAAATCCATGTCCAAAACACAAAGAATGACCTCCATTGCCATTCTGGCTTCATGCAGTATGCTATTGTATTATTTTAAGATTCCACTTCCATTTTTCCCGCCCTTTCTTACTCTCGACTTGAGTGATATTCCGGCGCTGATTGGCGCAATTACAATGGGGCCATTGGCAGGGATTTTGGTTCAGTTTGTAAAGAACATTGTGGAGTATGTGCTGCATGGCAGCTATGTAGGTTTTCCTGTGGGTCAATTTGCCAATTTCATATCCGGATCTCTAATTGCGGGATTGATCGGATGGTTTTATTTCTACCGTAAAAAACTGGATTGGACGAGCTATGGCATCTCCACACTTATTTTTTTAGCGGCGATGTACGCACTTAACTACTATTTTATTCTGCCGTCCATCATGAGTCTTCTTGGTTTAAGTATGGAAGAGTATACAGCTTCTTTTGCCCAGTTCAATCCAATGGTAAAAGATATGAGGACGGCGGTGCTGTTCGTCATTCTGCCCTTTAACCTCATAAAAATCTCAATGGTCTACCTGATTGGCATTCCGTTTACCTTCAAGCTTGTTCGGATTCTGCAAAAAAGGAGCGTTGCAATATGA
- a CDS encoding DUF948 domain-containing protein: MLEWSAAVAAVAFTILVVFLIMTLRKVMVTLAETKKTLTDARSAVNGLTEEAEELIHTANQISVDVKGKVKAVDPLIESVHDVGEVIQNVTSSVKRATAQNAKPKTIHMQESKPVQIKLK, from the coding sequence ATGCTTGAATGGAGTGCGGCTGTTGCTGCAGTGGCCTTTACGATTCTTGTTGTCTTTTTGATTATGACGCTGCGCAAGGTTATGGTTACTCTCGCTGAGACCAAGAAAACGTTAACGGATGCCAGGAGTGCTGTGAATGGCCTTACGGAGGAAGCGGAGGAACTGATTCACACCGCTAATCAAATTTCAGTTGATGTTAAAGGGAAGGTCAAAGCGGTCGATCCTCTGATTGAGTCGGTGCATGATGTTGGCGAGGTTATTCAGAACGTTACGAGTTCCGTAAAAAGAGCGACCGCTCAAAATGCGAAGCCAAAAACGATTCATATGCAGGAAAGCAAGCCTGTTCAAATTAAATTAAAGTAA
- a CDS encoding methyl-accepting chemotaxis protein produces the protein MIQSRIPLIAGGSLFAIVLTFYHYFVMSFAASLVGTAVMTSLLLVFLFRKKSEPAKEAEEPVAEAAFVDSLEELRHLEAHGGHLQLMNAQVSASSEQVGTQLMEMVQDIDSQKEIIQVFGDRLGKINGMIQNLDSIIEITSHTAADVTVLSNSGMQKAADFSEVFSRIVAISDEFAAYNQSLVVKMREVTKALSSIDYIANQTNLLALNAAIEAARAGKHGAGFGIVADEIRKLSAQVKESAIAIELIVEDVHKSILSQETAFDLNQEILQDGKQKGQEMNGIFKEVMTAVNHLADQSNEVKRDSAEVETENQLLIDRMNEILELTEKLSMRTEGSAEITMEQQSHLMELEMTASTIKEHIQAIQQKLKDQTGVHENVAWIRPAVIRDREELKEAK, from the coding sequence ATGATTCAATCAAGGATACCGTTGATCGCAGGAGGATCCCTCTTTGCTATAGTTCTTACGTTTTATCATTATTTTGTGATGTCTTTCGCTGCATCCTTGGTGGGTACGGCGGTCATGACCAGTTTGCTGTTGGTCTTCCTTTTTAGAAAAAAGTCTGAACCTGCAAAAGAAGCGGAAGAACCGGTGGCGGAAGCTGCTTTTGTGGATTCACTGGAGGAATTAAGGCACCTGGAAGCTCATGGCGGACATCTTCAATTGATGAACGCTCAGGTGAGTGCGTCTTCAGAACAGGTGGGTACACAGCTTATGGAAATGGTGCAGGATATTGATTCTCAGAAGGAGATTATCCAAGTATTCGGGGACCGCTTAGGGAAAATTAACGGGATGATTCAAAATTTGGATTCCATTATTGAAATAACCTCCCATACAGCTGCGGACGTCACCGTTTTATCAAACAGCGGGATGCAAAAAGCTGCAGATTTCAGCGAGGTCTTCTCAAGGATTGTGGCAATTTCGGATGAATTCGCAGCCTATAATCAGTCGCTTGTTGTAAAAATGAGAGAAGTAACAAAAGCATTAAGTTCAATTGATTATATAGCCAATCAAACGAACCTGCTTGCACTGAATGCAGCGATTGAAGCGGCAAGAGCAGGGAAACATGGAGCGGGTTTCGGGATTGTAGCAGATGAAATCCGCAAACTTTCGGCTCAGGTCAAGGAAAGTGCGATTGCCATCGAATTGATCGTAGAAGATGTGCACAAAAGCATCCTGTCACAGGAGACGGCCTTTGATTTGAATCAGGAGATTCTTCAGGATGGAAAACAAAAAGGCCAGGAAATGAATGGGATATTTAAAGAAGTCATGACCGCTGTTAATCATTTGGCCGATCAGTCAAACGAAGTGAAAAGAGACTCAGCCGAAGTGGAAACGGAGAATCAGCTTCTAATCGACCGGATGAATGAGATTCTGGAACTAACGGAAAAGTTAAGCATGAGGACTGAGGGATCTGCTGAGATTACGATGGAGCAGCAATCGCATTTAATGGAACTCGAGATGACGGCCTCCACCATTAAGGAGCACATACAGGCAATCCAGCAGAAGTTAAAAGATCAAACCGGTGTCCATGAAAATGTGGCCTGGATCCGTCCTGCCGTTATAAGAGATAGGGAAGAGTTAAAGGAAGCAAAATAA
- a CDS encoding glycosyl hydrolase family 28-related protein, producing the protein MKKKAGLVILGVSILFLLITIMQKDDEKNTDFINVKEYGAAGDGIKDDTKAIQKALKAGPHKKVLFPKGKYKVSDDLTVKGYTEVYGDHAGIFADSGLASVIRIKGDHVHIHDLTVDGKAKALRGITVEAGSSYAHISKSVLQNFNQPEEPKKLSRQTVSAVRIEGGTNHTTVDKSRIFNVMARNPIEGWNHQVSRGILISPSSKEQTAAKNVTISNSSFSSIGPKDDGDGIVVQGFKEKVNVNILANTFTNIHKRAIKIQSPGAIIKKNIIYNSFRKNNYYTTYYDPKKYDMWAAISVYADHTVIQQNSISGAGDYGRIIDVANASHVKIDSNYIQNGSRANYGDSSVVSITSEKKRDAAYITVSNNTLANGRYGIFAGKNIKGIKVLNNRPINVADYQNKALKETLKES; encoded by the coding sequence GTGAAAAAGAAAGCAGGGCTTGTGATTTTAGGCGTTTCCATTCTTTTTTTGCTTATTACGATCATGCAAAAGGATGATGAAAAAAACACGGATTTCATCAATGTAAAAGAGTATGGAGCCGCAGGTGACGGAATCAAGGATGATACAAAAGCCATTCAGAAGGCATTGAAGGCCGGACCTCATAAAAAAGTGTTATTTCCAAAAGGAAAGTATAAGGTGAGCGATGACTTGACCGTAAAAGGATATACAGAGGTTTACGGAGATCACGCTGGAATCTTTGCTGACTCCGGGTTAGCATCCGTTATCCGCATAAAAGGAGATCACGTCCATATTCACGATCTGACAGTGGATGGCAAGGCGAAGGCCCTTAGAGGCATTACTGTTGAGGCAGGTTCTTCTTATGCTCATATTTCGAAAAGCGTACTCCAAAACTTCAACCAGCCGGAGGAACCTAAGAAGCTTTCCCGGCAAACGGTAAGTGCTGTCAGGATTGAGGGCGGGACAAATCATACGACAGTAGATAAAAGCAGGATTTTCAATGTGATGGCCCGCAACCCGATTGAGGGCTGGAATCACCAAGTATCCCGGGGTATTCTGATCAGCCCGTCTTCAAAGGAGCAGACAGCAGCGAAAAATGTGACGATTTCCAACTCCTCATTCTCAAGCATTGGACCAAAGGATGACGGAGATGGCATTGTCGTTCAGGGATTTAAAGAAAAAGTGAACGTGAACATCCTTGCCAACACCTTTACCAATATCCATAAAAGAGCCATTAAAATACAGTCTCCCGGAGCTATCATCAAAAAGAATATCATTTACAACAGCTTCCGGAAAAACAACTATTATACGACCTACTACGATCCGAAAAAATATGATATGTGGGCGGCCATTTCGGTTTACGCCGACCACACCGTAATTCAGCAGAACTCCATCAGCGGTGCCGGTGACTATGGAAGAATCATCGATGTCGCCAATGCAAGCCATGTTAAAATCGACTCAAATTACATTCAAAATGGCAGCAGGGCCAACTACGGCGACTCCTCTGTGGTATCGATTACATCCGAGAAAAAACGGGATGCAGCATACATCACTGTTTCCAATAATACTCTTGCAAATGGACGCTACGGAATCTTTGCCGGCAAAAACATAAAAGGGATTAAGGTCTTAAACAACCGGCCAATCAATGTAGCAGACTATCAGAATAAAGCATTGAAGGAAACATTGAAGGAAAGCTAA
- a CDS encoding ABC transporter ATP-binding protein, translating to MLEVKNVSKVYEGKVSYRALSKIDLTVQQGEFVGVMGPSGSGKTTLLNMVSTIDSPTDGEILIDGKNPNRLSSKELALFRRRELGFIFQHFNLLPTLTVKENIVLSLTLDGMKVNEMNEKAERIAEKLGIAPILDKRTYEISGGQAQRTAMARAIIYQPKLILADEPTGNLDSKSARDVLEIMESINKEAGATMMMVTHDASAASYCDRIVFIKDGKLHNELKRGESKEQFYKKIIKVLSQMEEEAREPAVSF from the coding sequence ATGCTTGAAGTGAAAAATGTTTCAAAGGTGTACGAAGGGAAGGTTTCCTACCGGGCGCTTTCCAAAATTGATTTGACCGTTCAGCAGGGAGAGTTCGTTGGGGTGATGGGTCCATCAGGAAGCGGGAAAACAACGCTTTTGAATATGGTATCAACCATCGATTCCCCGACAGACGGCGAGATTTTAATTGATGGGAAGAATCCAAACCGTTTATCGTCTAAAGAGCTGGCGCTGTTCCGGAGACGGGAGCTCGGATTTATCTTTCAGCATTTTAATCTGCTGCCAACTCTCACTGTGAAGGAAAACATCGTCCTGAGTCTCACACTCGATGGCATGAAAGTGAACGAAATGAATGAAAAAGCTGAGAGGATTGCAGAAAAACTCGGTATTGCTCCTATATTAGATAAACGAACTTATGAAATTTCCGGCGGACAGGCACAAAGAACGGCAATGGCACGGGCGATTATCTATCAGCCAAAACTGATTTTGGCAGATGAACCAACAGGGAATTTGGATTCGAAATCAGCAAGAGATGTCCTTGAAATCATGGAATCAATCAATAAAGAAGCAGGAGCTACCATGATGATGGTTACACACGATGCTTCCGCCGCAAGCTACTGCGACCGCATCGTTTTCATCAAGGACGGAAAGCTTCATAACGAATTGAAGAGGGGGGAAAGCAAGGAGCAGTTTTATAAGAAGATTATTAAGGTTCTTTCTCAGATGGAAGAGGAGGCCAGAGAGCCGGCAGTAAGCTTTTAA